From a region of the Thiorhodovibrio winogradskyi genome:
- a CDS encoding response regulator, translating into MNQESVILIVDDETHNLAAMRQILSDHYRLLFAHNGSEALAATKRCRPALILLDIQMPDMDGYAVCRALKDNPDTEAIPVIFVTGLSDVGNEAQGFDAGAVDYSVKPLSPPIVRARVKTHLSLVRSSLLERSYRDALTMLGEAGHYNDTDTGVHVWRMASFARVLAEACGWTAADCERLEQAAAMHDMGKIGIPGEILRKPAQLDEDEWEIMRAHSRIGHDILSMSQAPVFRLAAEIALFHHERWDGSGYPEGLAGPAIPESARIVAVADVFDALTMRRPYKDPWPINKALETVRASSGSHFEPRLVEQFEVVLPRILEIKAAWDAKEHNRSDSHRLHHHTWSCLYASFSGRR; encoded by the coding sequence ATGAACCAAGAATCCGTGATTCTCATTGTCGATGACGAAACGCATAATTTGGCTGCCATGCGCCAGATCTTGAGCGATCATTATCGGTTACTGTTCGCGCACAATGGCAGCGAGGCACTTGCGGCCACCAAACGATGCCGCCCGGCGCTCATCCTGCTCGATATCCAGATGCCGGACATGGACGGCTATGCGGTGTGTCGGGCGCTGAAGGACAATCCCGACACCGAGGCGATACCGGTGATTTTCGTCACCGGGCTGTCGGATGTCGGCAATGAAGCCCAAGGCTTTGATGCTGGCGCCGTGGACTATAGCGTCAAACCGCTCTCGCCGCCCATCGTGCGCGCGCGCGTCAAGACCCATCTGTCGTTGGTGCGGTCTTCGCTGCTGGAACGAAGCTATCGAGATGCGCTGACCATGCTGGGCGAGGCCGGGCATTACAACGACACCGATACCGGCGTGCATGTCTGGCGCATGGCCAGCTTCGCGCGGGTGCTGGCGGAGGCTTGCGGTTGGACAGCGGCGGATTGCGAACGCCTGGAACAGGCCGCCGCCATGCATGACATGGGCAAGATCGGCATTCCCGGCGAGATCCTGCGCAAACCCGCCCAGCTGGATGAAGACGAGTGGGAGATCATGCGCGCCCACTCGCGCATTGGTCATGACATCCTGTCCATGAGCCAGGCGCCGGTGTTTCGGCTCGCCGCCGAGATCGCGCTTTTTCACCATGAACGCTGGGATGGCAGCGGCTATCCCGAGGGGTTGGCGGGGCCGGCGATTCCCGAATCCGCTCGTATCGTGGCGGTGGCCGATGTCTTTGATGCGCTCACCATGCGTCGCCCCTACAAAGATCCTTGGCCGATCAACAAAGCCCTGGAGACAGTGCGCGCCAGCAGCGGCAGTCATTTCGAGCCGCGTCTAGTTGAGCAATTCGAGGTGGTGTTGCCCCGCATTCTGGAGATCAAGGCGGCTTGGGATGCCAAGGAACACAACAGGTCTGACAGCCACCGTCTTCACCACCACACTTGGAGTTGCCTGTATGCGTCCTTTTCTGGTCGTCGATGA
- a CDS encoding hybrid sensor histidine kinase/response regulator: MERLARLGAILVLLQGMAVIIGWHLKLPWLIQVLSELVPMQYNTALGLLLTAVGLWAVIEQRRALVLGAAVLVGLLGLLTLAQYLLGIDLGIDQLLMAHFITVGTPDPGRMAPNTALSFVLIAAILLLMSGAERSWRWILAGIAAGILTGLGTVALLGYLLDLPSAYGWARLTEMAPQTALNLAVLGAAMIALVWRRGRSRETWVFAVVAILLATINLALWQSLQVSPYQATQDRAAWLVLVFGLTMALAVAGAVTLAIRSHRVATQLAQDIAQRLAAEASLRETEQSYQQLFESSQDALMTVTFPDWSFRTANRATLRLFRAESLEQFTTLGPWDVSPERQPDGRLSSERIAVLLQQAMETGSAFFEWQHRRLDGELVDTDVLLTRMERHGQPFVQATIRDITARKIGEREILRLNADLEARVASRTAKLRAALKQAQSAVEAKSLFLANMSHEIRTPMNAILGLAYLLERQELPAEARELARKLRGSGQSLLGIINDILDFSKIESGKIELERVPFRLATVLQDLTTLMTMTAQEKARHRGQAQRLELAIIPPDGDDWLLRGDPLRLGQILTNLTSNAIKFTDAGRVEIRVEPIDTSATQVRLRFTVSDTGIGIDRAIQPRMFDAFMQADTSTTRRFGGSGLGLPICRRLVELMGGRMGLDSTPGVGSSFWFELSFERLSEDAGLERADTPAAASEQAPTQALAGLRLLVADDSDINREVAERIFTDQGAAVHCVDNGQEAVDWLLAHPGAADLVLMDVQMPVLDGRDATRAIRQHPQFARLPIVALSAGALPEQEQAAHAAGMNAFLPKPFDVERALALIRQLTGQEANPEQLAVAQQAAPPSDSEPAMTADLPGLAVDRALAIWKDAEVYRRYLRKFAAEQADVAERIAAAAPREARRLAHKLKGAAVTLGLDAVAAAAAALDQLHATDATTEQIAVAGAALQVALETALASIAAYTAEPVAVAPLSQGVPHQLDVEVIRPWLRAAHSAFGNFDPIAAEPAVSQLARHLRPQSLTELQQAIDNLDAAAGEAAVCALAKQLGIELETA, from the coding sequence ATGGAACGCCTCGCCCGCCTGGGCGCCATCCTGGTCCTGCTACAAGGCATGGCCGTGATCATCGGCTGGCATCTGAAGCTGCCATGGCTGATCCAAGTGCTGTCTGAACTCGTGCCGATGCAGTACAACACCGCGCTTGGGTTGCTGTTGACGGCAGTCGGTCTGTGGGCGGTCATCGAGCAGCGGCGGGCGCTGGTCTTGGGCGCCGCTGTTCTGGTCGGCCTGCTTGGTCTGCTGACGCTGGCGCAATATCTCCTGGGGATCGACCTCGGCATCGATCAACTGCTGATGGCGCATTTCATCACCGTCGGGACGCCTGATCCGGGTCGGATGGCGCCAAATACCGCCCTGTCTTTTGTGCTCATCGCTGCCATTCTGCTGCTGATGTCCGGCGCCGAACGAAGCTGGCGCTGGATCCTGGCGGGAATTGCCGCGGGCATCCTAACCGGTCTGGGCACTGTCGCCTTGCTTGGCTATTTGCTCGATCTACCCAGCGCTTATGGCTGGGCGCGCTTGACCGAAATGGCGCCGCAGACCGCGCTGAACTTGGCGGTGCTTGGCGCCGCCATGATCGCGCTGGTGTGGCGGCGGGGCAGATCCCGCGAGACGTGGGTCTTCGCTGTCGTGGCCATTTTGCTGGCCACCATCAATCTGGCGCTCTGGCAATCGCTGCAAGTATCCCCTTACCAGGCAACGCAAGATCGCGCCGCCTGGCTGGTGCTGGTGTTTGGCCTGACCATGGCGCTGGCGGTCGCCGGGGCCGTGACCTTGGCGATCCGGTCGCACCGCGTGGCGACCCAACTCGCTCAGGATATCGCCCAGCGCTTGGCCGCCGAGGCCAGCCTGCGCGAGACCGAGCAGAGTTATCAGCAGTTATTCGAGTCCTCCCAGGACGCGCTGATGACAGTGACTTTCCCGGATTGGTCTTTCCGCACCGCGAACCGCGCGACCTTGCGGTTGTTTCGTGCCGAGAGTCTAGAGCAGTTCACCACCCTCGGCCCCTGGGATGTTTCGCCGGAGCGACAGCCGGATGGGCGTCTTTCCAGCGAACGTATCGCGGTGCTGCTCCAGCAGGCCATGGAGACCGGTTCCGCCTTTTTCGAATGGCAGCACCGGCGTTTGGATGGCGAATTGGTTGACACCGATGTGCTGCTCACGCGCATGGAGCGCCATGGCCAACCCTTTGTTCAGGCGACCATCCGCGACATCACCGCGCGCAAGATCGGGGAGCGGGAGATCCTGCGTCTCAATGCCGATCTGGAGGCGCGCGTGGCAAGTCGCACCGCCAAATTGCGCGCCGCGCTCAAACAGGCACAGAGCGCGGTTGAGGCAAAAAGTCTCTTTCTGGCCAATATGAGCCATGAAATCCGCACCCCGATGAACGCCATTCTGGGGCTGGCTTATCTGTTGGAGCGCCAGGAACTGCCCGCGGAGGCGCGCGAGTTGGCGCGTAAGCTGCGTGGATCCGGGCAAAGCCTGCTCGGCATCATCAATGACATCCTGGATTTTTCCAAAATCGAGTCGGGCAAGATCGAACTCGAGCGGGTTCCGTTCCGCCTCGCCACGGTGCTTCAGGACCTGACCACACTGATGACGATGACAGCCCAGGAGAAAGCACGGCACCGCGGCCAAGCCCAGCGCCTTGAATTGGCAATCATCCCACCGGACGGCGACGACTGGTTGCTGCGCGGCGATCCGCTGCGCCTGGGCCAGATTCTCACCAATCTGACCAGTAACGCGATCAAGTTCACCGATGCCGGTCGGGTCGAGATCCGTGTCGAGCCGATCGACACCAGCGCCACGCAGGTTCGGCTGCGCTTTACGGTTAGTGATACCGGGATCGGCATCGATCGCGCCATTCAGCCGCGAATGTTCGATGCCTTCATGCAAGCGGATACCTCCACCACCCGGCGTTTCGGCGGCTCCGGGCTGGGTTTGCCCATCTGTCGCCGACTGGTCGAACTGATGGGCGGGCGGATGGGACTAGACAGCACGCCGGGTGTTGGCAGTAGCTTCTGGTTCGAGCTGAGCTTCGAGCGCTTGAGCGAAGATGCCGGGCTTGAGCGTGCCGATACCCCCGCGGCCGCATCTGAGCAGGCGCCGACACAGGCGCTGGCTGGTCTGCGCCTGCTGGTGGCCGATGACAGCGACATCAATCGCGAAGTGGCCGAGCGCATCTTCACCGATCAAGGGGCCGCTGTGCATTGCGTTGACAATGGCCAAGAAGCGGTCGATTGGCTGCTGGCCCATCCCGGGGCGGCCGATCTGGTGCTGATGGATGTGCAGATGCCGGTGCTCGATGGGCGCGATGCCACGCGCGCGATCCGCCAGCATCCCCAGTTCGCCCGGTTGCCGATTGTCGCCCTCAGCGCCGGCGCCTTGCCGGAGCAGGAACAGGCGGCGCATGCGGCGGGAATGAACGCTTTCCTGCCCAAACCCTTCGATGTTGAGCGAGCGCTCGCCTTGATCCGGCAACTCACGGGGCAGGAGGCAAACCCCGAGCAACTGGCAGTCGCGCAACAGGCCGCGCCTCCATCCGACTCTGAACCGGCCATGACGGCCGACCTGCCGGGGCTGGCGGTCGATCGGGCGCTGGCGATCTGGAAGGATGCCGAGGTCTATCGCCGCTATCTGCGCAAATTCGCCGCCGAACAGGCGGATGTCGCCGAGCGGATCGCCGCCGCCGCGCCGCGGGAGGCGCGCCGGCTCGCGCACAAGCTCAAGGGCGCCGCAGTTACTCTGGGACTCGATGCGGTCGCCGCCGCTGCCGCCGCCCTCGATCAACTGCATGCAACGGACGCGACAACGGAACAGATCGCGGTGGCCGGGGCGGCGTTGCAGGTGGCGCTTGAGACGGCGCTGGCCTCCATCGCGGCCTATACTGCGGAGCCGGTCGCGGTCGCACCGCTGAGCCAGGGCGTGCCACACCAACTTGATGTGGAGGTCATCAGACCCTGGCTGCGTGCCGCTCACAGCGCCTTTGGCAATTTCGACCCCATCGCGGCTGAACCAGCGGTCAGTCAGCTTGCCCGCCATCTGCGCCCCCAATCGCTCACTGAGCTGCAGCAGGCCATTGATAACCTGGATGCTGCCGCCGGGGAAGCGGCGGTGTGCGCGCTGGCAAAACAGCTTGGCATCGAATTGGAGACTGCATGA
- a CDS encoding PAS domain S-box protein has translation MQSAPWHARLRFALLGLLALVLFPALAPADVPPRLRVVTADNYPPFLFRTVDGQLTGYLVDYWRLWENKTGVAVELSGISWLAAQQAVLAGAADAIDMIFKTPARDELYDFAPPYAELPVNIYSHNSIAGIADVNALKGFRIGVQAGDACAEELTRQGINDQVHYPDYTELLAAAERKEIRIFCLDQYPAAFYLYRLGLQDDFHQSFTLYTGALRRAVPKGNLETLQLIERGMAAISDAEQQALKAQWFGEMPRPDDPINMRSLVLVIVVLLALGLGGLVWSAQLRRQVRARTADLQQANATLEAQGTALGESERHLRILLQTIPDPVWLKDAEGHYRFCNRRVEDLFGAPATEIIGKTDDALVEQHLADAFRTHDQAAMDSGQAKVNEDQVVFACDGRAALLQTIKTPVHDEQGQVIGVLGIARDITQLKQIEQELAEHRSHLQELVEERTRALTEERQRLANILEGTRAGTWEWNVQTGQTRFNERWAEIIGYRLEELAPVDFNTWTHFAHPEDWQHAKTLLEHHFAGKLDYYECEARMLHRDGHWIWVLVRGKLVCRDAEGQPLWMAGTHIDITPLKQVQQAVLEAKEQAEQATQDKSRFLANMSHEIRTPMNAILGLAYLLERQDLPKDARDLAGKIHRSGQSLLGIINDILDLSKIESGKIEIERIPFQLTRVLDNLATIMTTTAKSKALELVIVPPACSDWPLLGDPLRLGQVLINLTSNAIKFTEKGLVEVRIEPVETNGTQVRLRFAVKDTGIGISTEARNRLFEPFIQADASTTRHFGGSGLGLAISRRLVELMGGRIQLSSQVGAGSTFWFELSFRRLPSSALQGRVSVPMHVLVVEHDPCVRDGLLATITALGWTVTATETAEAALQRVLHDTALQGPDAVVLLDWQMPGCDLLATAHAIHGTLPPERWPLLMVLSSESLTPLQGSLNAGMVDAVLGKPLTPSPLYDAVGRARGRRLGEPITPLGPMHQSLRLVGVRLLVVDDSEINREVAQRIFTNEGALVSLANDGQQALDWLTDQADQADQVDVVLMDVQMPVMDGYEATRRIRQHEALAQLPVIALTAGAMREQEIAAEQAGMNAFLSKPFDVEAAVALILRLTPRNSPQAVSDLVAAPPPTAGCTDEDLPGLAVTQALNIWKDPEVYRRYLRKFAAEYIDVVTHMRAADPEEARRLAHKLKGAAGNLGLDAVAAGAARVDAVGATPETTEPLVSATTDLQAALDTALASIAVYTAEPVAVAPEPAQDAPQQPDIDVIAPLFRSVHAALSNFDPDGAGPSLSQLAGHLRAEQLSDLQRAIDNLDATTGEAAVRALAAQFGIQLAEEP, from the coding sequence ATGCAGTCCGCGCCATGGCATGCCCGACTTCGCTTCGCCCTGCTGGGGCTGCTCGCCCTCGTCCTCTTTCCAGCCCTCGCGCCGGCGGATGTGCCGCCTCGGCTGCGCGTGGTTACCGCCGACAATTACCCGCCCTTTCTGTTTCGCACCGTCGATGGTCAGTTGACCGGCTATCTGGTGGATTACTGGAGGCTTTGGGAAAACAAGACCGGCGTGGCGGTTGAGCTGAGTGGCATCTCCTGGCTAGCAGCCCAGCAGGCGGTGCTGGCGGGTGCGGCCGATGCCATCGACATGATCTTCAAGACCCCGGCGCGCGATGAGCTGTATGACTTCGCGCCGCCTTACGCTGAACTGCCCGTCAACATTTACAGCCACAACTCCATCGCCGGCATCGCCGATGTCAATGCGCTCAAGGGATTTCGCATCGGTGTCCAGGCCGGGGATGCCTGTGCCGAGGAGCTGACCCGGCAGGGCATCAACGATCAGGTGCATTACCCGGATTATACCGAGCTGTTGGCGGCCGCCGAACGCAAGGAGATTCGGATTTTCTGCCTTGACCAGTATCCGGCGGCCTTCTACCTGTACCGGCTGGGACTCCAGGATGACTTCCATCAGTCATTCACCCTCTATACCGGAGCCTTGCGGCGCGCCGTGCCCAAGGGAAACCTGGAGACGCTACAGCTGATCGAACGCGGCATGGCGGCCATTAGCGATGCTGAACAACAGGCGCTGAAGGCGCAGTGGTTTGGCGAGATGCCGCGCCCTGATGATCCGATCAACATGCGGTCCTTGGTCCTGGTGATCGTCGTGCTGCTCGCGCTCGGTTTGGGTGGCTTGGTCTGGTCTGCCCAGCTGCGTCGCCAGGTTCGGGCGCGCACCGCGGATCTTCAGCAGGCCAATGCCACCCTGGAGGCGCAGGGAACCGCCCTGGGCGAGAGCGAGCGTCATCTGCGCATTCTGTTGCAAACCATTCCCGATCCGGTCTGGTTGAAGGATGCCGAGGGCCATTATCGGTTTTGCAACCGGCGCGTGGAAGACCTCTTTGGCGCCCCGGCGACCGAGATCATTGGCAAAACCGACGATGCATTGGTCGAGCAGCATTTGGCGGATGCCTTTCGTACCCATGACCAGGCCGCCATGGATTCGGGGCAGGCGAAAGTCAACGAGGATCAGGTGGTGTTTGCCTGCGATGGGCGGGCGGCGCTGTTACAGACGATCAAAACCCCTGTCCATGACGAGCAGGGGCAGGTCATTGGCGTGCTTGGCATTGCGCGCGACATCACCCAACTCAAGCAGATCGAACAGGAACTCGCCGAGCATCGCAGCCATTTGCAAGAGCTGGTTGAGGAGCGCACCCGCGCACTGACCGAGGAGCGCCAACGGCTGGCCAATATCCTTGAAGGCACCCGCGCCGGCACCTGGGAGTGGAATGTTCAGACTGGGCAGACCCGCTTCAACGAGCGTTGGGCGGAGATCATCGGCTACCGTCTGGAAGAATTGGCGCCGGTGGATTTCAACACCTGGACGCACTTTGCGCATCCCGAGGACTGGCAACACGCCAAGACGCTGTTGGAGCACCACTTTGCCGGCAAACTCGACTACTACGAGTGCGAGGCGCGCATGCTCCACCGCGATGGCCACTGGATTTGGGTGCTGGTGCGCGGCAAGCTGGTTTGTCGTGATGCGGAGGGCCAGCCGTTGTGGATGGCGGGTACTCACATCGACATCACACCCTTGAAGCAGGTCCAGCAAGCAGTGCTTGAGGCCAAGGAACAGGCCGAGCAGGCGACCCAGGATAAAAGCCGCTTCCTGGCCAACATGAGCCATGAGATTCGCACCCCGATGAATGCCATTCTCGGGCTAGCCTATCTGCTCGAGCGCCAAGATCTTCCCAAGGATGCACGCGATCTGGCGGGCAAAATCCATCGCTCCGGCCAAAGTCTGCTCGGCATTATCAACGACATCCTCGATTTGTCCAAGATCGAGTCGGGCAAGATCGAGATCGAGCGCATTCCCTTCCAGCTCACCAGGGTGCTGGATAACCTGGCGACCATCATGACCACCACGGCCAAAAGCAAGGCGCTGGAACTGGTCATTGTCCCCCCGGCGTGCAGCGATTGGCCGCTGCTCGGCGATCCGCTGCGCCTAGGGCAGGTGTTGATCAACCTGACCAGCAATGCGATCAAATTCACCGAGAAGGGGCTGGTCGAGGTGCGTATTGAACCGGTGGAGACCAACGGCACCCAGGTTCGGCTGCGGTTTGCGGTCAAGGACACCGGCATTGGGATCTCCACCGAGGCGCGGAACCGGCTGTTTGAACCCTTCATCCAGGCGGATGCATCCACGACCCGTCACTTCGGCGGTTCTGGCCTGGGCTTGGCGATTTCGCGCCGGCTGGTGGAGCTGATGGGCGGGCGTATCCAGCTGAGCAGCCAGGTGGGCGCGGGCAGCACTTTTTGGTTTGAACTGTCATTCAGGCGGTTGCCATCTAGCGCCCTGCAAGGGCGCGTATCGGTGCCCATGCATGTACTTGTTGTTGAGCATGACCCGTGCGTGCGCGATGGGCTTTTAGCGACCATTACCGCCCTGGGTTGGACGGTGACCGCGACCGAGACCGCGGAGGCAGCGCTGCAACGGGTGCTACACGACACCGCCCTGCAAGGGCCGGATGCGGTCGTGCTGCTCGACTGGCAAATGCCTGGATGCGATCTGCTAGCCACCGCGCACGCCATTCATGGGACGCTGCCGCCCGAGCGCTGGCCGCTGCTGATGGTGCTGAGTTCGGAGTCCTTAACGCCACTCCAGGGCAGTCTGAATGCCGGCATGGTCGATGCCGTGCTTGGCAAACCGCTGACGCCATCGCCACTCTACGACGCCGTGGGGCGAGCGCGCGGTCGCCGCCTAGGTGAGCCGATCACGCCCTTGGGGCCGATGCATCAGTCGCTGCGGCTGGTTGGTGTGCGCCTGCTGGTGGTCGATGACAGTGAGATCAACCGCGAAGTGGCCCAGCGCATCTTCACCAATGAGGGGGCGCTGGTGAGTCTCGCCAACGACGGCCAGCAGGCGCTCGACTGGCTCACCGATCAGGCCGATCAGGCCGATCAGGTCGATGTGGTGTTGATGGATGTGCAGATGCCGGTGATGGACGGCTATGAAGCCACCCGCCGTATTCGTCAGCATGAGGCGCTGGCGCAATTACCCGTCATCGCGCTGACGGCCGGCGCCATGCGCGAACAGGAGATCGCCGCCGAGCAGGCGGGGATGAATGCTTTCCTCTCCAAGCCCTTCGATGTCGAGGCGGCGGTGGCACTGATTCTGCGCCTGACGCCCAGGAATTCCCCGCAAGCGGTGTCCGACTTGGTGGCCGCGCCGCCGCCCACGGCTGGCTGCACCGACGAGGACTTGCCGGGGCTGGCGGTCACGCAGGCGCTCAACATCTGGAAAGACCCCGAGGTGTATCGCCGCTATCTGCGCAAATTCGCCGCCGAATACATCGATGTGGTGACGCACATGCGTGCCGCCGATCCCGAGGAGGCGCGGCGGCTGGCGCATAAACTCAAGGGTGCGGCGGGCAATCTGGGGCTTGATGCCGTTGCCGCCGGCGCGGCCCGCGTCGATGCCGTTGGCGCGACACCCGAGACAACCGAGCCGCTGGTTTCAGCGACCACCGACCTGCAAGCCGCGCTCGACACCGCGCTGGCTTCCATCGCGGTCTATACCGCGGAGCCGGTCGCGGTCGCGCCGGAACCGGCCCAGGACGCGCCACAACAGCCGGATATCGACGTCATCGCCCCCTTGTTCCGTTCCGTCCACGCCGCTTTGAGCAATTTCGACCCGGACGGTGCCGGACCATCGCTGAGCCAGCTCGCCGGTCATCTGCGCGCCGAACAACTCAGCGATCTCCAACGAGCCATCGACAATCTCGATGCCACGACCGGGGAGGCCGCCGTGCGCGCGCTGGCCGCGCAGTTCGGTATCCAGCTCGCGGAGGAGCCATAA
- a CDS encoding response regulator, with the protein MRPFLVVDDDEIALGLILELLGREGWSAETASDGLEAWERLDAEPERYDLVILDRMMPRMDGIEVLRRVNADHRFDDLPMIIQTSAVSPTEVREGLVAGAWHYLAKPYQEASLQRLINIALRDRHTRLELRRMREERASVWGMLREARFALRRFDEAEQLAALLAIPAQEPGKVSLGLLELLLNAVEHGNLELGYAGKSAALAAEEWREELERRLSDPRYRDRVAEVWVRTEGEQVIYHIKDQGAGFDWARYLDIDPERLFDSHGRGIAMARQLAFDSLEYLGAGNEVEARVMRAGGG; encoded by the coding sequence ATGCGTCCTTTTCTGGTCGTCGATGATGATGAGATCGCCCTCGGACTGATTCTCGAACTCTTGGGGCGCGAAGGCTGGAGTGCCGAAACCGCCAGCGATGGACTCGAGGCCTGGGAGCGGCTGGATGCCGAGCCTGAACGCTATGATCTGGTGATCCTAGATCGGATGATGCCGCGCATGGATGGCATCGAGGTACTGCGCCGCGTCAACGCTGATCATCGCTTCGACGACCTGCCGATGATCATTCAAACCAGCGCGGTCAGCCCGACCGAGGTGCGGGAGGGCCTGGTCGCCGGCGCCTGGCACTATCTGGCCAAGCCCTATCAGGAAGCCTCGCTGCAACGCTTGATCAACATCGCCCTGCGGGATCGGCACACCCGGCTCGAACTGCGGCGCATGCGCGAGGAACGCGCCTCGGTGTGGGGCATGCTGCGCGAGGCACGCTTTGCCTTGCGCCGCTTCGACGAGGCCGAACAACTGGCCGCGCTGCTGGCCATTCCCGCCCAGGAGCCGGGGAAGGTCTCTTTGGGTCTGCTGGAATTGCTGCTTAACGCCGTCGAACACGGCAATCTCGAACTCGGCTACGCCGGCAAATCCGCCGCGCTCGCCGCCGAGGAATGGCGCGAGGAACTGGAGCGCCGCCTGAGCGATCCGCGCTACCGCGACCGCGTCGCCGAGGTGTGGGTGCGCACCGAGGGCGAGCAAGTGATTTACCACATCAAGGATCAGGGCGCCGGCTTCGATTGGGCGCGCTATCTGGACATCGACCCCGAACGGCTGTTCGACAGCCATGGACGCGGCATCGCCATGGCGCGTCAACTGGCCTTCGATAGCCTGGAGTACCTGGGCGCGGGCAACGAGGTCGAGGCGCGGGTTATGCGAGCCGGGGGCGGTTGA